GCCAGTTCCTCCACCAGCGCGGCCGACCAGGCCGGCCCCAGCTGGCCGACGAGGGCCTGGCGGCGCGCCAGCAGATCCAGGCCCTGGCGCATGCGCTCCTGCACCGCCGGCTCCCAGGGCGGCGGCAGCTGCTGCAGCACCGCCTGCCGGGCCAGCAGCAGCGCATGGCCCTGGCGCAAGCCTTCCACCAGCGCGGCCGCGTCCGGCCGCAGCACGAAGCGCCAGTCGTGCCCGGCCGCCTGCGGCAGCGCGGTGGCCAGCGCCCGCAGGCCTGCGCGCACCGGCGCTTGCAGCGGCCAAGTGGGCAGGTCGAGCTGTTGCAGCCAGGCAGCGCCCGCCGCCTCGGCCGCCTGCGCCGAGGCCTGCAGCGCGCGCGCCGCCTCCAGCAGGCCGGCCTGCCAGGTGGGCGACCAGTCCGCCCGGCCCACCGCCTGCAAGCCGGGCGCCGCCAGCGCTGCGCTGCCGGCCGCCTCGGCGTTGACCTCGAGCAGGTCCACCACCTCACGCAGGCGCGCCAGCCCGACGGCATCATGGCTGTCCGGCGACGGCCAGCCCAGGTGCTGGGCCGGCACCTCGGGCCCCGCCACCACCCGCGAGAGCGCCTCGTGCACGCTGAGGCCGTTGGCATGGCGGCGATGCAGCCGCTCGACATGACCGTTGAGCTGAGCCCGCAGCGCGGCGAGCCGCTCGGCCTCGGCCTGCCAGGCCTCGGCATCGGCGCTGCCGCCGGCCTCCCAGGCGCGACGCAACTGGGCCAGCACCTCGGCCTTGCGGGCCTTGCTCGAATGCAGCTCCAGGCAGAAGTCGCCCAGCCCCACATCGCGCAAGCGTCGCCACACCACGTCGAGCGCCGCCATCTTCTCGGACACGAACAACACCCGCTTGCCTTCGGCCAGGCACTGCGCAATGAGGTTGGAGATGGTCTGGCTCTTGCCCGTGCCCGGCGGGCCGAACAGCACGAAGTCCTTGCCACGCGAGGCCGCCACCACCGCGGACAGCTGCGACGAGTCGGCCGGCAGCGGGCAGAAGGTCTCGCGCGGCGCCAGTTCCTGGTCCAGCCGCTGCGGCTCGGGAAAGGCCACCGCACCGGCATAGGACTCGCGCGGCGTCTCGATCAGGTGGCGCACCACCGGGTTGTGCTTGAGCTGGCCGGTGCGCTCGGTCAGGTCCTTCCACATCAGGTATTTGGCGAAGGAGAAGGTGGACAGCACCACGTCCTCGACCACCTCCCAGCCGGGCACCTCCTTGATGGCCGCCGACACCTGGCGCCAGACACCGGCAATGTCCAGCCCCGCCTCGTCGCGCGGCAGCTCGCCGTCATGCAGGCCCAGGTGGAGCCGGAAGTCCTGCCGCAGCATCTCGATGAGGGTCGGGTTGAACCGCGGCTCGTCGTCATGCAGGCGCAGGCTGAAGCCCGAGCGCACGCTCTTGCGCTCCAGCAGCACCGGCACCAGCAGCAACGGCGCCTTGAAGCGGCGGCCCTCGCGGTCGCCGCGGGTCCAGGACAGGAAGCCCAGCGCCAGGTACAAGGTGTTGGAGCCGCCCTCCTGCAAGGTGGCGCGGGCCGACCGGTACAGCTCCACCAGGCGCGCCTCGAGTTCCGGCGCCGGCAGGCCGACGAACACCTCCTTGCGCTCCAGCGCCTCCAGCGCGTGCTGGCGCCGCAGGTCCTCGCGCTCGCGGCTTTCGTGCAGCGCCTGGCTGCGCGGATCTGCCCCCTCCATCAAGCCCGGCCGGGGCAGCAGCTTCACCGCCTGGCCTGACGCCAGCAGGTCTTCCAGCCGGCTGGCCTCCGGCGCGTCGAGCGGCAACGACTTCTTGCCCGCCTTGAAGCTCAGCAGGTTGTTGCGCAGCGACAGGTCGAGCAGCTTGCGTTGCCAGCGTGTCAGCCGGTCCTGCGGTGTTTCGGGCAGCGGCTCGTCGGTGGCGGGCCGGTCGTCCGGCCCGTCGGGTGCCGCCTCGAACCCCGGCTCTGCCACGGTGGCCTCGCTGCTCGGCAGTGCAGAGGCAAGGGCGGCCTCGGCGCTGGCCAGGGGCTTGATGCGTTGCAGCCGCGCCCGGCGCACGTCCACCGCCAGCTCGAAGGCCTGCCCGCGGTCCTCGGCCACCTGCTGCAGCGCGCGCTCGATCGCATGGCTGAAGGGCGGCAAGGGGCGCTGCGTGAGCAGCGTGGTCTCGAACAGCACCAACTCCTTCAGCCGCACCCGCTTGCGCAAGGCGGTCGGGTCGTCGACCACGCAGCTGCTGAATTCCTCCGGCTGCAGCCAGGCCCCGGCGAAGGCATGCCCCTCGGTGAAGACCAGCAAGGGATGCAGGCCCGCCTGCTCGGCCGCGGCACAGAACAACAAGGCCAGGTCCAGGCAGGTGGCGAGGCCCGCCTCCACCACCTGCGACGGGCTGCGCACCTTTTGGCCGCGGTGCTCGAAGCTGGCCGGCGGCAGCGCATAGTCCAGCCCCAGCCCACCGAGCGCGCTCCACAATGCCGACAACAGCTCCCACGCCCTGCGGCTGCCCTGCCGGTAGCCGTCCAGGTCACTGCCCCGCCCGGCCTGGCGCAGCACCTCTGCGGCCCGCTTGAGCAGGCGGTCCACCGCCGGATCGTTCGGCTGCACGAAGGCCGCAACCATCTCCGGCAGGCCGGCCAGCCCGCCCCACTGATGGCGCGGCAGCAGCTCGACCTCCGTGCGATGGCTCGCCAGCACCACCGAGGTGTCGCCCCGCCGGCGCAGCGAGAACTCGACCGTTGCGCGCTCCGCCTCGGTCAGGCGGCTGAACAGCGTCCCGTCGAGCCGCAGGTCGAGATCGTCGATGCGCAGGCGTTCTCCGGCGGCCAGGGCGTCGATGCGCCAGCAGCGCTCCAGCAGGAAGGCCGGCTCGGCACTCACCACCAGCTCCACCTCCTGCAGGCTGGTCTCGCCGGCGTTCAGCACCGCCAGCTCCCGCAGCACCGGCACCGCGTTCAGGAAGTCGGCCAGGTTGAGCCGGGCGGCCAGCGTCGCGTCGATGCGGGCGCTGCCCGGCGAGGCCGGTGCACGGTCGGTGGGGGTCATGTCCTCTCCTGGAAACAATGGTGTTTTGGTGGCGGGCTGCTGAAGCCGCGCAGCCTCGCTGGCCGCCTGGCGCCGGCTCAGGGCCGGCCTCGGGAACAACGGCACTCAGCCCGGCGTCCGCGCCAGCAGCGCGAGGTAGCGGGCCAGGTC
This genomic stretch from Eleftheria terrae harbors:
- a CDS encoding DUF4011 domain-containing protein encodes the protein MTPTDRAPASPGSARIDATLAARLNLADFLNAVPVLRELAVLNAGETSLQEVELVVSAEPAFLLERCWRIDALAAGERLRIDDLDLRLDGTLFSRLTEAERATVEFSLRRRGDTSVVLASHRTEVELLPRHQWGGLAGLPEMVAAFVQPNDPAVDRLLKRAAEVLRQAGRGSDLDGYRQGSRRAWELLSALWSALGGLGLDYALPPASFEHRGQKVRSPSQVVEAGLATCLDLALLFCAAAEQAGLHPLLVFTEGHAFAGAWLQPEEFSSCVVDDPTALRKRVRLKELVLFETTLLTQRPLPPFSHAIERALQQVAEDRGQAFELAVDVRRARLQRIKPLASAEAALASALPSSEATVAEPGFEAAPDGPDDRPATDEPLPETPQDRLTRWQRKLLDLSLRNNLLSFKAGKKSLPLDAPEASRLEDLLASGQAVKLLPRPGLMEGADPRSQALHESREREDLRRQHALEALERKEVFVGLPAPELEARLVELYRSARATLQEGGSNTLYLALGFLSWTRGDREGRRFKAPLLLVPVLLERKSVRSGFSLRLHDDEPRFNPTLIEMLRQDFRLHLGLHDGELPRDEAGLDIAGVWRQVSAAIKEVPGWEVVEDVVLSTFSFAKYLMWKDLTERTGQLKHNPVVRHLIETPRESYAGAVAFPEPQRLDQELAPRETFCPLPADSSQLSAVVAASRGKDFVLFGPPGTGKSQTISNLIAQCLAEGKRVLFVSEKMAALDVVWRRLRDVGLGDFCLELHSSKARKAEVLAQLRRAWEAGGSADAEAWQAEAERLAALRAQLNGHVERLHRRHANGLSVHEALSRVVAGPEVPAQHLGWPSPDSHDAVGLARLREVVDLLEVNAEAAGSAALAAPGLQAVGRADWSPTWQAGLLEAARALQASAQAAEAAGAAWLQQLDLPTWPLQAPVRAGLRALATALPQAAGHDWRFVLRPDAAALVEGLRQGHALLLARQAVLQQLPPPWEPAVQERMRQGLDLLARRQALVGQLGPAWSAALVEELARGVAALAAHAALHRQLSLPYGHAAGGLDARQLQRDWQRAQQAVWPLGWWRRRRLSRQLQAAAGGAGEPDLAGDIERLVKMRALQTEVESLDTLALRTGRLWAGMATSLEAARAALAYQAAAARALAGQPWDETGLEPLAEGLCGPALGEDLRRLRELRAIDAELAALQPLLAGAAGEVWAGWRTEAPAAAAALRLHRALQAVQAGQAWQDEGLAPVEAGRCGAAAAATLQHLRELSALQRRLDGLAPLAAAVPTVWQGASTPVDALAAALAFQAAVAEGLAGLATSAQAATAVRRSLEQRLGDAGVLLQAAGPLAAAARGWLDALAALEAAWHRYAELAEMPAASRQAFEWQPPAALSELAAALLASAGKLPLWCAWRAASRQAASLGLGALVQAAEQGRLLPGTLRHAFETDYSRWWLNAVVDADEGLRSFVSAVHEKRIRDFQALDERFTRLTQEWVRARLCAALPAPDSVGKNTDWGLLRYEMQKKTRHLPLRELMRRAPQAVLSLTPCLLMSPLSIAQYLSADTANFDLVVFDEASQIPVWDAIGAIARGKQVVMVGDPKQLPPTRFFDRAEADDEADADVEADLESILDECIGANLPTMKLAWHYRSRHESLIAFSNRHYYGNELVTFPSPVTEDRAVSLHHVADGLYEKGGSRTNRPEAVALVRELVGRLKSPAFRESGMTVGVVTFNAEQQTLIEDLLDEERRQDPAIEACFAEDRLEPVFVKNLESVQGDERDIMYFSLTYGPGAGGAVSMNFGPMNRQGGERRLNVAITRARHELRVFSSLRPEQMDLSRTASAGVRDLKHFMEFAERGAAAFGEPVPAAGHPADGLFESVVASALASRGWQVRRQVGVSAFKVDLAVVDPQRPGHYLAAIECDGLTYRRAATARDRDKLREQVLRGLGWRLLRLWSTDWWIDPQGTLQRLDGELQALRQPAGAALPA